The genomic window TGTGGAAAACAACAAATTTCCATAAATTTCTATTAGTTTCTACTAATTTCAATTTTTTTAATAATATCTCCCTATCTCCTTAATCTCCACATCTCCTTTTGTTACACCACCTGAACGCTTACAAAAAATTAGCAAAATTGGTGTGTTATTTTTCAACATAACACTAATTTCTATCCTTATGCTTTTATTTTTTTCATAGCAAGATGGTGCCATTCAATCAAAATAGGACTTGCCACATAAATAGAAGAATATGTTCCGATGACAATTCCTAATAATAAAGCTAAGCAGAAATCAAAAGTTACCTGGCTACCATAAATGACAAGCGCCAGAAGGACTAAAAGTACAGTTAGAGTTGTGACGATTGTGCGACTTAAAACTTCGTTTATACTTGAGTTAATGATTACCTCATAAGCCTCTTTGCGTCGTAGTTTTAAGTTCTCACGAATACGGTCAAAAACCACAACTGTATCAGTTAGAGAGTATCCGGCTAAGGTCAGGAGGGCAGTTATAGTTAAAAGGGTAATTTCGCGGTTTGTTATCCAGACTAAACCATACACCGCTAAAACATCATGTAGGGTAGCAACAGCGGCGGCTAATCCAAATCTAAATTCAAATCTAAACGCTATATACAAAGTTATAGCGATTATTGCCCAGAATATCGCCCAAAAGGCTTTGGTTTTAAGGTCTTTACCTATCTTCGGACCTACTTCTTCGACTCGCTCCATCACAAATCTATTCCCGCTAAATTCCTGACTAAATATCTTTCTTATTCGCTCATCTATTTTCTCACCTTTTACCTCTGCCTTTCGCGTCCTGATTAATACCCGATTAGATTCTGCCATTTGTTGTATTTCACTTTCAGGTAAGTTATTTGAAACTAATGCCTGTCGTAATCTATCTGCGGTAACTGGTTTTTGAAAACTTATCTGAACCAAAGAACCTCCCGCAAAATCAACACCCAAATTCGCTTTCCCTATTGCTGTAAAAATAATGGCAACAATGCCTATAACGACTAATATAGTTGAGCCTATGTAAGCATAATATCGAACCCCTACAAAATTTATCTTAGGATTTTTAAGTAATTCTATCATTGAATCTCCTCTATGTCAATTTTATATTTGCTAATTTGTCAATAGAAAATCCTGCATGCAAAAAACAGGTTAATCCCAATACAGCAAAATATATAGTTACAATTGTATTACAATCTGGATTAAATAAACACTGATTGTATAATATGAAAGAAATCCACACTCCCAAACCGAAAAAGATTCCTCTTCCCATCCATTCAAATAAATAATATTTCCGTTTAGGAGTGTATTCTTTCTTTTCTACTTCATATTCTAAATCTTCCATTTCAATTTTACCTGGCAATGAGGACATCTCGTCATTCCTCTCTGGACTTCCAAACCACAATGAGAACAGGTATAAACCTCTTGTGAGATCATTTTTATCAGTTCAAGAGTAATCCATGCACCACCAATAAGTGCTCCTATTCTAAATAAAGTCTCTAAAAAATTTTCTTTTTGTTCTGCCATTTTTCTTAATCCTAATTTAAAATCTATGGTCTATAGTCTTTAAATACTAAGTATCTGATATTCTTTTCTTAAGTCAAAAATAAGTCGAGTGATAACGATTGCCGTAAATAGGCTAATGGTCACACCAAGAGATAAGGTTACGGCAAAGCCTTTGATTGGTCCAGTGCCAAAGACAAAAAGGATAAGAGCGGTAATTAATGTTGTTACATGCGAATCAAAGACAGTCCAGAATGCCTTTTTATATCCCGAATCGATAGCGGTTTTAACCGGTCTGCCAGCACGGAGTTCCTCTCTTATCCGCTCAAAGATAAGGACATTAGAATCAAGTGCCATACCCATAGTTAAGATAATACCGGCGAT from bacterium includes these protein-coding regions:
- the secF gene encoding protein translocase subunit SecF; translation: MIELLKNPKINFVGVRYYAYIGSTILVVIGIVAIIFTAIGKANLGVDFAGGSLVQISFQKPVTADRLRQALVSNNLPESEIQQMAESNRVLIRTRKAEVKGEKIDERIRKIFSQEFSGNRFVMERVEEVGPKIGKDLKTKAFWAIFWAIIAITLYIAFRFEFRFGLAAAVATLHDVLAVYGLVWITNREITLLTITALLTLAGYSLTDTVVVFDRIRENLKLRRKEAYEVIINSSINEVLSRTIVTTLTVLLVLLALVIYGSQVTFDFCLALLLGIVIGTYSSIYVASPILIEWHHLAMKKIKA